A single region of the Populus nigra chromosome 2, ddPopNigr1.1, whole genome shotgun sequence genome encodes:
- the LOC133682054 gene encoding probable indole-3-acetic acid-amido synthetase GH3.6 → MMAYDELDRNLEDLTKNAAHHQLQTLHSILQHQASVGYLQPYLSACHAPVDAATFRNQVPLSSYDDYFHLINQLANGDIDPHQPLLSADPLLCFFYSSGTSTMKPKLIPYFDSALSKAASYNANQASAAIFRKLVPPRPEVNKILWFLYADDATTTRGGFKVMAASTYPLQGNKSRSNWSQTLSCISPREVVFGSNIKQQMYCHLLCALRSFDIIDGIRAAYAAGLIRAFSLLESKWEKLCDDLESGFPSLEIADAAMKESVVEFLGGPQVDLSRRIREICAESNWGGILSKLWPNVRYVKSVTTGSMKQYYSKLKYYAGDVMILGGDYFASECCLGINLDIQQPPESTRFVMLPTTAYFEFLPFDLNESSVVGEETVDFSGVKVGKMYEVAVTTYRGLYRYRLGDIVRVVGFHNSSPLVEFVMRAPKTGYEIITEKDLMSAMESFQHSMAAEVVEFASFSDFELSPKRLKVFIEFREGCDFLQEEKLQGSVEALQRCCSSLENGLGEIYKVQKDRGEIGPLLVSVVRSGSFDGILQMAIKNGAPAGQYKPPKIIRNREIVGFMEESAVLTISLDSFHG, encoded by the exons ATGATGGCATACGATGAACTTGATCGGAACCTTGAGGACTTGACCAAGAACGCTGCACATCACCAGCTTCAGACCCTCCACTCCATCCTCCAACACCAAGCTAGCGTTGGCTATCTTCAGCCTTACCTCTCTGCCTGTCATGCCCCCGTCGATGCCGCTACTTTTCGAAACCAGGTCCCTTTGTCTTCCTACGATGACTATTTTCATCTCATCAATCAATTGGCCAATGGAGACATTGATCCCCACCAGCCCCTCCTCTCCGCTGATCCTCTCCTTTGTTTCTTCTACAG ctCTGGCACTAGTACAATGAAGCCCAAATTGATCCCTTACTTTGATTCAGCTCTATCAAAAGCTGCCTCATATAATGCTAATCAAGCTAGCGCTGCGATTTTTCGAAA GTTAGTTCCACCACGACCTGAAGTAAATAAAATCCTTTGGTTTCTATACGCGGATGATGCTACAACTACAAGAGGTGGATTCAAGGTTATGGCTGCCTCTACATACCCTTTGCAAGGGAATAAGAGTAGAAGCAATTGGTCTCAAACTCTTTCTTGTATTAGTCCTCGTGAGGTTGTTTTTGGTTCAAATATTAAGCAACAAATGTATTGCCATCTGCTCTGTGCACTTAGGAGCTTTGATATAATTGATGGGATTCGTGCTGCGTATGCGGCAGGCTTGATTAGAGCATTTTCACTGCTGGAATCCAAGTGGGAGAAACTCTGTGATGATCTCGAAAGTGGGTTTCCTAGTTTGGAAATTGCTGACGCGGCAATGAAGGAATCTGTTGTTGAATTTCTTGGTGGACCTCAAGTGGATTTGTCGAGGAGAATTCGAGAAATTTGTGCGGAAAGCAATTGGGGTGGGATTCTGTCTAAATTATGGCCTAATGTTCGCTATGTTAAGTCTGTTACAACTGGAAGCATGAAGCAGTATTATTCCAAACTCAAGTACTACGCGGGAGATGTAATGATTTTAGGTGGAGATTATTTTGCATCAGAATGTTGCCTGGGTATTAACTTGGATATCCAGCAACCTCCAGAGTCAACCCGATTTGTTATGCTTCCAACCACAGCCTATTTTGAATTTCTCCCCTTTGATTTGAATGAGAGCAGTGTTGTCGGTGAAGAAACTGTGGATTTTTCAGGTGTCAAGGTAGGGAAGATGTATGAGGTGGCTGTGACCACTTACAGAGGATTGTATCGATACCGTTTGGGTGACATTGTGAGAGTTGTTGGTTTTCATAATTCGTCTCCGCTAGTAGAGTTCGTGATGAGAGCTCCTAAAACTGGGTATGAGATAATAACTGAGAAAGACTTGATGTCTGCTATGGAGAGTTTTCAGCATTCAATGGCAGCAGAAGTTGTGGAGTTCGCAAGTTTCTCAGATTTTGAGTTGAGTCCAAAGCGGTTGAAGGTTTTCATAGAATTTAGAGAGGGATGTGATTTTCTACAGGAGGAGAAGTTGCAGGGATCAGTTGAAGCTCTGCAGAGGTGCTGTTCCTCTCTTGAGAATGGTTTGGGAGAAATTTACAAGGTGCAAAAGGATAGGGGAGAGATAGGCCCTTTGCTGGTATCTGTTGTAAGGTCTGGTAGCTTTGATGGGATATTACAAATGGCCATCAAGAATGGGGCACCAGCTGGTCAATATAAACCACCAAAAATCATTAGGAATCGTGAAATTGTTGGTTTTATGGAAGAATCTGCTGTTCTGACTATAAGCTTGGATTCATTTCATGGATAA
- the LOC133682316 gene encoding sugar transporter ERD6-like 7: MENDHDGALEDAREPLMPNNSSCEEGSGSQCSSNNTGTAWMVYLSTFVAVAGSFEVGSCSGYSSPTQNAIRKDLSLSIAEYSLFGSILTVGAMIGAITSGPIADYIGRKGAMRFSCTSCAAGWLAIYFAKGALALDIGRLATGYGMGALSFVVPVFVAEIAPKNLRGTLTTVTQLMVATGVSVAFIIGTVLRWRVLALTGLIPCVILLVGLFLIPESPRWLAKRGREKEFETTLQKLRGRAADISYEAIEIKDYIETLERLPKAKLLDLFQRRNLRSVLIGVGLMVLQQFGGINAVCFYASSIFEVAGFSPSVGTIIYAILQVVVVALNTTIIDKVGRKPLLLVSASGLVIACLITGLSFYLKVHELALKSAPMLAVTGIMLYIGTFSAGMGPIPWVIMSEIFPLTIKGVAGSLATLVNWFCAWAVSFTFNFLMSWSSYGTFILYAAINAMTIAFVALLVPETKGRTLEQIQAAIR, encoded by the exons atggagaatgaTCACGATGGTGCGCTCGAAGATGCAAGAGAACCACTCATGCCCAATAATTCATCTTGCGAAGAAGGATCTGGCTCTCAGTGTAGCAGCAACAATACTGGTACTGCTTGGATGGTTTACCTCAGCACATTTGTTGCAGTTGCTGGTTCTTTTGAAGTTGGATCCTGT TCTGGCTATTCATCACCAACTCAGAATGCTATAAGGAAAGATCTGTCTTTGTCTATAGCAGAG TATTCCTTGTTTGGTTCCATATTGACAGTTGGTGCAATGATCGGTGCAATCACAAGCGGACCAATTGCTGATTATATTGGTCGTAAAGGG GCGATGAGATTTTCTTGCACCTCCTGTGCTGCAGGATGGCTTGCCATTTACTTTGCTAAG GGCGCTCTGGCATTGGACATTGGGAGATTGGCAACTGGATATGGAATGGGAGCGTTGTCCTTCGTG GTACCTGTTTTTGTAGCTGAAATTGCACCCAAAAACCTTAGAGGAACGTTAACAACTGTGACTCAG CTTATGGTTGCTACTGGAGTGTCTGTTGCATTCATAATAGGGACAGTACTGAGATGGAGGGTTTTGGCTTTGACTG GACTTATCCCTTGTGTAATTCTGCTTGTTGGCCTATTTCTCATTCCAGAGTCTCCCAGATGGCTG GCAAAGAGGGGGCGTGAAAAAGAGTTTGAAACCACATTACAGAAACTTCGTGGCAGGGCTGCTGATATATCTTACGAGGCAATTGAAATCAAG GATTATATAGAAACTCTGGAACGCCTCCCAAAAGCCAAACTGCTAGACCTATTCCAAAGAAGAAACCTGCGCTCAGTCCTT ATAGGAGTTGGATTGATGGTTTTGCAACAATTTGGAGGAATCAATGCGGTTTGCTTTTATGCCAGCTCTATCTTTGAAGTAGCAG GATTTTCTCCGTCTGTTGGAACCATAATCTATGCCATCCTTCAG GTTGTGGTTGTTGCCCTAAACACAACCATTATAGATAAAGTTGGAAGAAAGCCTCTTTTACTG GTTTCTGCATCAGGACTGGTCATCGCCTGCCTAATAACAGGGCTTTCATTCTATCTGAAG GTTCATGAATTAGCACTCAAGTCAGCTCCCATGCTCGCTGTAACTGGCATAATG CTATATATAGGAACATTTTCGGCAGGAATGGGTCCAATTCCTTGGGTTATAATGTCAGAG ATATTCCCTTTGACTATCAAAGGAGTTGCTGGAAGCCTAGCAACACTAGTGAACTGGTTCTGTGCATGGGCAGTTTCCTTCACCTTCAACTTCCTTATGTCCTGGAGCTCCTATg GTACATTTATCCTTTATGCTGCGATCAATGCGATGACCATAGCGTTTGTGGCATTGCTGGTGccagaaacaaaaggaagaacCCTGGAACAAATTCAAGCAGCCATACGTTGA